The sequence ACCTCGCGCCCGTCGAGCATCTTGGCGACCGGGAGGATGTCCTCGTAGGCGCCGTTGGTACAGGAGCCGACGAGCACCTGGTCGACGCTCGTGCCCGCGACCTCGCGGACCGGGACGACGTTGTCGGGCATCGACGGGCACGCGATGAGCGGTTCGATTTCGGAGAGGTCGATGACGATTTCGTCGTCGTATTCGGCGTCGTCGTCCGGCTGCAGTTCGACGTAATCCCCCGGGCGGCCAAGGCGCTCGAAGAACTCCTTCGTGCGCTCGTCGGTGGGGAAGATGGAGGTGGTCGCGCCGAGTTCCGTCCCCATGTTCGCGATAGTGGTGCGTTCGGGGGCGGAGAGGCTCTCGACGCCCGGCCCGGTGTATTCGAACACCTTGCCGACGCCCGCCTTGACCGAGAACCGCCGCAGCATCTCGAGGATGACGTCTTTCGCGGTCGTCCACTCCGAAAGTTCGCCCTCCAGTCGCACGTTGACGACTTCGGGCACGTCGAGATAGAACGGCGCGCCGCCCATCGCGGTGGCGACGTCGAGGCCGCCGGTACCGATGCCAAGACAGCCCAGACCGCCCGCCGTCGGCGTGTGTGAGTCCGCACCGAGGAGCGTCTTGCCCGGCGCGGTGAAGTTCTCCTTGTGGACCTGGTGGAGAATGCCGGTCCCCGGCCGAGCGAAGTACGCCCCGTATTTGCCCGCCGCCGACCGCAGAAAGCGGTGGTCGTCCGACACCTTATAATCCGGCTGGTAGGTCTGGTGGTCGCAGTGCTGGCCGGCGACCTCGACCTGTACCTCGTCGAGGCCGAGCGCCTCGAACTGTAGCCACGCCATCGTCCCCGTCAGGTCGTGGGCGATGACCTGATCGACATCGATGCCGACCTCCGCGCCCGTTTCGATTTCACCGTCGACGAGATGGTCCGCGATGATCTTCTCCGTGAGTGTCTGTCCCATAGTGGAAATCCTCTGTCGTGGCTTGCGTACTGCGTTATATAACCGTTTCCCACCGGCGGAGTCGACGGACGGCGCGCCCTCATGATTATTGTAGTCAGTACCGGTGGTTCGCCAAGAGAGGTCGGCGAACCACCGGTACTCAGTTACAATAATCCGTATCAGAGGACGCCCGCTTCACGCGCGAGCAACAGTCCCTCGATGGTGGCATCGTTGGCGGGCGCGCGCCGCGCCACGTCGAGAGCGTCCGCGACGGAGACGGGCCTGGGCGTGAGGAACTCGTTGCCGTCGAGGTCGCGGTCGGTGGGCGTCAATCCCTCCGCGAAGACGATGCCGCGCCGGTGTCGCAACACACCGGTGCACGCCCAGAACTCCTGGAGGAGCGCGGTCGAGTCGGGAGCGAAGCCAGTCTCCTCCCGGAGCTCGCGCGCCGCTGCGGCGGTGAACGACTCGCCGTCCTCGGCGATGCCCGCCGGAAGTTCGAGATGCGTCTCGCGGATCGTCGGCCGGAACTGCTCGACGAAGAGCACCTGATCGTCGACGGCGGCGACGACGACTACGGCGGGCGAGAGTTCCGCCCAGTAGTAGCGCTTGGTCGAGCCGTCCGGCTGTTCGACCAAGTCGTAGCCGCCGGTGTACCACCCCGTCTCGTACTCCGTGACCGATTCGAGGACGGTCCAGTCGTCGGTCACGCGCGTCTCACCGCCACCAGATACCGGCTGTCATCGGACGCGACGACGATACCGCCATCGTGGCGCGCCTCGGGATTGCGCGCGACGAGGCCGTCGCGTTCGTCGAACGGCGAGTGGGTGAACGCCTCCTTCAGGCCGACCGAGCCAGTGCGGTAGGGGTCGGACCGTCCCGTCTCGATGGCGGCGGTGAGATAGGGGTAGCGTCGCTCCGAAAGCTCCGTCGCGTTCACCGCCGGCCCCTCGGCGTCGGTGGGCGTCGCCGTCAGATAGTAGGGGTCGCCGGATCCCAGGAGCGAGGGGAGGGCGCCGAGCGCGAGCAAGCACAGACAGACGGCAGCGAACGCCAGGAGGGCACGGCGCGTGATCCGTCGCACAGCGGGGGTTGGTGAGGGGTGAATAAACCGGTTTCGCCGCTTATACTGCCGGCTGTAAGTCAATCAAGATATCCGTCACCCCGAGATGGCGGATATCCTGAAACAGTTACAGCCGACAGTATCAGAGCCGGTCGCTGTAGAGGTGGCCGAACGCCTGGCGTCGAAGGGTCGCGATCGCCGCGTCGCGCTCCGCCTGGAACGTGGCGGCGACGGCGGCGTCAGCGAAGGGCGCGACGTGCCAGACGACGCGGTCGACATCCGGACTGCCGAAGGTCGTCACCTCGACATCGGCCGCCGATCGCCAGGCGTCGAACTCGTCGCGGTCGGCGACGTGGACGACGAGCAACGAGGCAAAGAGCGCCTCGCGTGCCGTCTCCACGACATCGCTCGTCACCCGGTCGTGGTACTCCTCGCGATCGAACTCCATCGCGGTCGCTACCTCGCGAACGACCGTCTGGGCCGCCGGCCCGACCGATTCGTAGGCTTCGCGGGCGGCGTCGAGCGTCTCGGGATCGAATACGCCCTCGGTTTCCATACACGCCTCTCGTGCCGACAGCGATTTACTCCTTTTCGTTGCCGTCGGCGTCCGCGTCGCCCTCGCTCAACATCGCCTCGGTCATCTCGCGGGCCTCCGCTAGGGCGCGACGGGCGTCGGCGTCGAGTTCTCCGGTGTCGAGGGGGGCGTCGGCGCGAGTGGGAGCGGGGTCGTGACCGTGGCCGTGGCCCTGCTCGTGACTTTCCCGCTCTCGCGGCACCGTATCGTCGAACACCTCGTCGTAGGTCGTCTCAGTCGCGTGTTCGGCGACGACCGGTGCCAGCTCGTCGGCGCCGTCCTCGTCCCACCCCGGGGCATGCTCCGCTAACCACTCCTCGTGGGCGTCGCCGTGGAGCATCGCGGTGAAGGCGAGGTGGTTCGCGAGATGCTCGGCGTCGCGTTGCGGCGTCTCGCAGACGGGGCAGGCGTATCCCATGTGTCCGTGTAGACCCCCGTGTCTGATACGGTTTATTGTAAGTCAGTGCCGGTGGTTCGCCAAGAGAGGTCGGCGAACCGCCGGGACACAGTGACAACGATCCGTCTGAAACGTTTCGCGGCTACGAACCGTCGTTCTCGCGCCACGCGTGGACATCCAGCACCATCACCAGAGCGTCCTCGCCGTCGCGGTAGTACTGGGAGACACGCCGGGCCGTCTCGAATCCAATATCGCGGTATAGCGCCTGAGCGGCGTCGTTTCCCTCGCGCACCTCCAGTTTCACGAGTTGGGCGCCGTCGACGGCGAGCGTGACGAGCGACCGCACGAGCAGCGCGCGGCCGATACCGTGGCGGCGTGCCGGCGGCGCGACGGCCAGATCCTTGATGTGACCGATGTCGCGCCCGAAGTTGGGCGTCACGTCGCCGACGACGTAGCCGACGACGCCGCCGTCGCGAGCGGCGACCAGAAAACCGGGGTCGTCGAGAAAGCGCTCGAAGGCGGTGTACGGCCAGGGCTGCCCGAACGAGTCGCGTTCGATGCGCACGACCGACGAGAGATCCGACTGTCGAGCCTCGCGGATGGTGACGTTGGCAGGGGGCGTCGGACCGTCCACACGGTGACTACGGCGGAAAGACGCAAAAGCCCTCGGACAACGGCCGACACGGAGGTGTCGGCGGTCGTACGGACGGTTGGTTCCGGCGAACGGCGGCCGCCGGGACACCGGGCCGTCTCATAGCGGAAGTCACGAGAGATTCGTGCCGGACCGTCCCGGCGCGAATCTCCCAACAGTGACGAGAAGCCCGATCAGTCGTCTGCGGGGGTCGCGCCGCCGGACTCCTCTTCGTACTGCTGTTTCGTGAGCGTGAGTTTCCCGCCCGCGGCGAGGATTTCGCGCTCGCGCTCGGAGGCGTCGAAGGCGGCCGTCGCCTCCCAGTCGCCGTTGACGCGGATGGTGAACTCCTCGGCGCCGGCCGCGACGGCCTCGGCGACATCGTCGACGACTTCGATGTCGTCGCCTTCCTCGATGCGGTCGTAGGTCTCCTCGTCGATGACCAGCGGCAGGAGACCGAAGTTGTAGAGGTTCGCCTTGTGGATGCGGGCGAAGGACTGCGCGAGAACGGCCTCGACGCCGAGATACATCGGGCACATCGCGGCGTGTTCACGCGAGGAGCCCTGACCGTAGTTCTCGCCGGCCACGAGGACGCTGCGCTCCGTCTCCTTGGCGCGGTCGGCGAAGGACTCGTCGACGCGGGAGAGGGTGAACTCGGACAGTTTGTCGATGTTCGACCGGTATTTCAGGATGTCCGAGGTGGCCGGGATGATGTGGTCGGTCGTGATGTTGTCGCCCATCTTCAGGAGCGTCTCGCCGCCGACATCGGCGCCGAGGGGATCCTTGAGAGGGACATCACCGATGTTCGGGCCCTTGATGAGTTCGTCGTCGACTGCGTTCTCGGGTTCGATGATGTCGGCCTTGGAGCCGTCGTAGCGGTCGGGGAGTTCGACACCCGGCGGTTCCAGGTCGCCGAGTTCCGCGGCCAGGTCACGCGGGTCGACGATCTCGCCCGCGAGCGCTGCGGCGGCGGCTACCTGCGGCGAGCAGAGGTAGACGGAGTCGTTCTCGATGCCGGAGCGACCCTCGAAGTTGCGGTTGAAGGTTCGCAGCGAGACGGAGTCGGAGGCGGGGACGTGGCCGATGCCGATGCAGGGGCCACACGTCGACTCGGAGACGTTGACGCCGGCGGCCATCATCTCGGCGGTCCAGCCCTCGCGAGCGAGGAGTTCGCCGGCCTGTTTCGAGCCGGGCGCGACGATCATTTCGAGATCCTTCTTGATCTCGCGTCCCTCGACCATCTTCGCGGCGGGGAGAATGTCCTCGTAGCCGCCGTTGGTACAGGAACCGATGATGACCTGTTCGACGTTTTCGCCGGCGACTTCGCGAACGGGCACGACGTTGTCCGGCATCGACGGCGCGGAGATGAGCGGTTCGAGGTCGGAGAGGTCGACGACGATTTCGTCGGCGTACTCGGCGTCCTCGTCCGGCGACAGGTCGACGAACTCGTCGCCGCGGCCCTGCCGGTCGAGATACTCCTTCGTGCGCTCGTCGGTTGGGAAGATGGAGGTGGTCGCACCGAGCTCCGTCCCCATGTTCGTGATGGTGGTGCGTTCGGGAACGGAGAGGCTCTCGACGCCCGGCCCCGTGTACTCGAACACCTTGCCGACGCCACCCTTCACGGAGAGGCGGCGGAGCATCTCGAGGATGACGTCCTTCGCGGAGGCCCAGTCGGGGAGTTCGCCCTCCAGACGGACGTTGACGACTTCCGGCATCTCGACGAAGTAAGGGCCGCCGCCCATCGCGACGGCGACGTCGAGGCCACCCGCCCCGATGGCGAGTTCGCCAAGGCCACCCGGCGTCGGCGTGTGGGAGTCCGAGCCGAGCATCGTCTTGCCCGGCGCGGCGAAGTTCTCCTTGTGGACGTTGTGGCAGATGCCGTTGCCGGGGCGGGAGAAGTACGCGCCGTAGGTGCCCGCGGCCGAGCGGAGGAACCGGTGGTCGTCGGTGTTCTTGAAGTCGAACTGGTAGGTCTGGTGGTCACAGTACTGGGCGGCGAGTTCGGTCTGGACCTCGTCGAGTTCGAGCGCCTCGAACTGCAGCCACACCATCGTCCCCGTCGTGTCCTGTGTCAGCACCTGGTCGATCTCGATCCCGATCTCCTCGCCGGGATCGAGTTCGCCCTCGACGAGGTGGTCGTCGAGGATCTTTTCCGTGAGCGTCTGTCCCATAACGTCCGGTCATCGCTCGCCGACGGACATAAATCCCGTGCCTTTGGCGATGCGCTGGTGAATCAGTATCGGCGTCTGTCGGCGTCTTGGGCCGTCTCCTCGGCATTCACGTCACATCGGAATAACGACCGTCACGGTTTTGTGAGCCGCTGGCGAGTGGCGGATATGTTCCGTTCCGGACCGTTCGTCGCCGACCATCTCTCTCCGACTACCGCCGACCAGGTACAGCCGAACGGCGTCGACTTGACCGCCGACGCGGTGTTCGAAATCACCGAGCGCGGCCGGATCGGCCGCGACGACAAGCGAATCGGTGACCGCGAAGAAATCCAGCCCGACGGCGACGCCTACGTCCTCGACCCCGGCGGCTACGTCCTGCGATACGGCGAAACCGTCCACATCCCCGAGGGGCACGTCGGCTTCGTCTACCCCCGGTCGTCGCTCATGCGCAACGGCTGCATGCTCCACACCGCCGTCTGGGACGCCGGCTACGAGGGCCGCGGCGAGGGACTGCTGGTCGTCCACCACCCCGTGGAGATCGAACCGGATGCGCGGGTGGCGCAGTTGGTCTTCGCGGAAGCCGATCACGAGGGGACGTACGACGGGAGTTATCAGGGGGAGAACGTGGAGTAGGGAGAAGTTGGACCGGGAGGGAGTCGAACAACGCGAACGCCTCGCTACCGCTCGGCGGTCTCTCGTTCAACTCCTCCGTAACCGCTTCGCTCGTCACGTTCGTTCCTCGCAGAAGCGGGCCGGGAGGGAGTTGAACCCCCGACCGTCTGGTAACTTCCGCAACCTCCCGCTTGCGTGGGCGGCCACGTTAAAAGCCAGACGCTCTGCCTGACTGAGCTACCGGCCCTCGTATGAAGGTTGTCGGCAGGGTAATAAACAGTTACGATGAGTTCGCTGGCGGGCCAGCAATCGATACATCAATATTACCACACTAGCAGGATTTATCACCCTACTGTGGCATTCGTCGACGAGGGGTATGACGGGGATTACGTTACATGCATTCGGGGAGGGACCCAACCGCCAGCTAAATCAGCTCCGAGAGGATATTTTAGAGATCGCGAAAACGACAGGTATCGAGACTCGGGAGTGGGATCTCACCAACGATGCCCGCCGAGCCTCCCTGTTCGAACAGTTTTTCGAATCACGTCTAGAATCATTTTCGGACACGGGACGGCGAGACATCAAGCCCGAACTCGTCGTCGAAGATGACGGGGCAACACACTACGACCTCGACGGGAGCATGATGCTTTCGATAGATGGCGACCCAGTCGCCTACTCGTCGTGGGATCAGTTTTATCTCGAACCGGTGTTCGCAGGACTTGACCCGATATTACCGAGTCTGGCGTACGACGCACTTCAGCGTCTCGGCTCACGGTGTCTCGACATGTATCGTACCCGTATCGGTGAAGAATCGAAATTGTATGATGTCGTACTCACGTCACACGGGACGGTCGACCAAGAGCGTCTCAGCCCCGATGAGCAGGCCAACTTCGACGCGTTCGTCGAGGATCACACTGTCGTCGTGATAACGGGATGGAACCTACACGATCAAGGCACAGAGATACATACGACATACGACCCTGACGCAATCATAACCGAAGGCGGGACGATACTACGTACGAGAGAGGATAGTGGGGAGTCACTTTCCTACGGGCGCCAGGCGCTCTACGGAGACCAAGAAAGGCACTTGGCCGCGAAAGGAACGGCGGCAGTGTTGGATCAGGCAGTTCGTATCTTACCACAGAGTCCCGTCTTCTTTTCGCAGGGAAATGAGGTCAGCTCCTGTGTCTATATCAACCCGCCACGACCACTCATTCATGACGAACTCGAAGAACAAATGTCGGATGAGATGGGGATCGACAACTTCCGTCGTCACTTCGAACGGAAGTGTTCGGGGAAATTCGACATCGAAACGGACTCTACAGCGAAAAACCGGGGGCGGTTCGAAAATACGCCTGAGGCAAAGTACATCTTTGAGAAGGTACAGGCTGCACAACGGACGTTCCGACCGTATCAGATTACTGAGATGAATGAGGAGTGGATCTGGTTCGACCTCTGCTCTCGCGACGTGTATCTGACCAACGAGTACGAGCCGTTGCTCGATGCTGAGCAAGGTCCACCACACTTCATCACCAGCATCAGTTTGGAGGCCAGAGAGCAAGTGAACGAGGCGACGGCCAGACGGATCGTCCCGCAGACCGACCACTGCATCGACATCTTCGCTCAGCGGAAAGCAGACTGTTTTGACGAACGTCTGTTCGAAGCCGTGGATATCGACATTAAATCAGACAACATCATCTATCTCTCGAAAGGAACGGCGTCGGATATCGATCTCATCACGCGGATTGGGGAGCGTGCTGACAAGCACGGAACGACATTCCGAGCACACGCAGACCGTGACGCCCCTCGCCGCCTTCGGCGAAACGACTACGTTCGAACGTGGGATGTCGATTCCCCTACCAGAATTCTGTCAGAGCTACAGAAAGACGAAATGAACTGGGATCTGGTCGCTAGTCTGTGACGGTCACGCGTCCAAAAAGTCCTCGAGCGCCGCCGCCAACAGATCATCCGGATCGGTGTTCTCGATGGACGCCCGGCGGCGGAGTTCGATGTACTGCGCGGGTGGCAGCGTCACCGACATCTCGCCGAAGGTGTGGCCGCGTTCGGCGAGGGCGTCTTCGACGGTGGTGCCGTCGCCCACCTCGCTGGCGAGGCGACGAATCTCGCGCACCGTGAGGTCGTGTTCGAGCGTCGCCCACGCCAGCGCGTAGCGGTCGTCGCCCGAGACGCGCGCGATGTGTTTCGCCGCCGTCGGCGCGATGGTGCCGCGGGCGACGTGCCGGCGAATCGCCTGCGGCAAGTCGTGGACCCGCGCCCACTTCCGGATGAAGGCGACGGAGACGTCGCCGCCGGCGCGTTCGGCCGCTGCTTTGTACGACCCGACGCCCCGAACGAGGGCGGCACACGCCGCCGCGCCCCGGAGCATGTAGACGTGGTCCTCGGAGCCGACGGTGTTCTCCGCAAAGGAGCGCACCGTCTCGGCCGCGAGCTGGACGCTCTCGGGGTCGTCCGGGTCGAAGCCGACGGCTTCGTCCGCCCGTTCACCCGTCACCGCCGGGTCGGCGCGGACGACGGGTTCGCCGACCGGTGACTCTCGGTCGGCGGGACGGCCGTCCGAACCAGACTCGTCGCTCATTACGGCCCGGTACGTGGAGGAGCGTCAAAAGGGTGTCTCGTGCGTGCATGACAGCGATCGAACCGGACGACGGCACTGAGATTTATTCACACGCGACGGATCGTCACGTCGATCCGGGCACCGACGGCGAAGTCGTGACCGGGACAGACGAGTTTCACACCGGTGGCGTCGCGAGTGGCGAAAAGCGAGAGGCCACGGACGGGCGTGCCGTTCGCCCGGAGTTCGATCGGATCCCACGCCACGACGCCACCGTCGGCGACGCCGACACGCGTCCCGGCGACGGAAACGGGGCCGTCGATAGCGGGGAGAACGCCCCCACCGTCGTAGTGGGGACAGCCGCCATCGAGGACGAGGTTCGGGCCTGCGGCGACGCCCGCCCACGCACCGGGATTCGGATGGCTCGGTTCGTCGAGAACGACGAACGTCTCGCCTACCTCGCGGACGACACCGGTGCCGTCCCATGATAGCGGGCGCACGTCGACGGCGACCTCGACGGGCAGCGATCCGGTGGCTCGATAGGGGTTCGCGTCCGGCGATCGAAAGCCGAGGTGGACGTGGTGATCGACCCAGGGTGCGAAAAACCCCGAGCGGACCAGTTCGCCGAGCGGCTCACCGACGCCGACCACATCGCCGGGCGCAACGTCGGGGTCGACGTGGAGGATCCGGGCGACGTGCGCGCCGGCGTCGATCAGGATGAGGTGGTCCGTGTCGGCGGCGTACGGTCGCGGCGGCGCACGCACGCGCCGAACGTCGAGTACCTCGCCGGCGACGGGGGCGACGGCGCGGTCGGTCTCGGGATAGAGATCGATCGCACGGCCGCAGTCGTGGGCGGGGTACGGGGAGTTGTACCGGGAGAAGCGCCGGAACTGCGAGAGCACCGCCGCCGGGACCGTGACCATACCCGGTCGTTCGGCCGGAGCGGCTTATACTGCCGGCTGTAAGTCCGTGGAACGCTTCGGCACGCTGGGATGCCGAATCGGCCGTACAGTTACAGCCGATGGTAATATACTCGCCCCCGCGAGGGGGAACGGGACACTTACGACGCGCAAGCCCGCAGATGACGTATGCTCGTCAGGAACGCGACGCTGGCCGACGGTCGGGTGCGTGATGTCCGGATCGACGGGGAACGCATCGCCGCCGTCGGAACCGACCTCGCCGTCGACGGCCGCACGGTCAACGCCCGGGAACGCCTCCTGTTGCCCGGCGCCATCGACGTTCACACCCACTTCCGAGAGCCGGGGGCATCGCACAAGGAGACGTGGGAGACGGGATCACGAAGCGCCGCGGCGGGCGGCGTGACGACCGTCGTCGATCAGCCGAACACCGACCCGCCGACGACGACCGGCGCGGCCTACGGCCGGAAGGAACGCCTCGCCGAAGCGTCGGTCATCGACTACGGCATCAACGGCGGCGTCACCGCCGACTGGGACCCGGAGGCGCTGTTCGACCGGCCTCTCTTCGCGCTGGGCGAGGTGTTCCTTGCCGACTCCACGGGCGA comes from Haloplanus sp. XH21 and encodes:
- the rimI gene encoding ribosomal protein S18-alanine N-acetyltransferase; this translates as MDGPTPPANVTIREARQSDLSSVVRIERDSFGQPWPYTAFERFLDDPGFLVAARDGGVVGYVVGDVTPNFGRDIGHIKDLAVAPPARRHGIGRALLVRSLVTLAVDGAQLVKLEVREGNDAAQALYRDIGFETARRVSQYYRDGEDALVMVLDVHAWRENDGS
- a CDS encoding DUF5810 domain-containing protein; this encodes MGYACPVCETPQRDAEHLANHLAFTAMLHGDAHEEWLAEHAPGWDEDGADELAPVVAEHATETTYDEVFDDTVPRERESHEQGHGHGHDPAPTRADAPLDTGELDADARRALAEAREMTEAMLSEGDADADGNEKE
- a CDS encoding DUF7119 family protein, giving the protein MSDESGSDGRPADRESPVGEPVVRADPAVTGERADEAVGFDPDDPESVQLAAETVRSFAENTVGSEDHVYMLRGAAACAALVRGVGSYKAAAERAGGDVSVAFIRKWARVHDLPQAIRRHVARGTIAPTAAKHIARVSGDDRYALAWATLEHDLTVREIRRLASEVGDGTTVEDALAERGHTFGEMSVTLPPAQYIELRRRASIENTDPDDLLAAALEDFLDA
- a CDS encoding aconitate hydratase; this translates as MGQTLTEKILDDHLVEGELDPGEEIGIEIDQVLTQDTTGTMVWLQFEALELDEVQTELAAQYCDHQTYQFDFKNTDDHRFLRSAAGTYGAYFSRPGNGICHNVHKENFAAPGKTMLGSDSHTPTPGGLGELAIGAGGLDVAVAMGGGPYFVEMPEVVNVRLEGELPDWASAKDVILEMLRRLSVKGGVGKVFEYTGPGVESLSVPERTTITNMGTELGATTSIFPTDERTKEYLDRQGRGDEFVDLSPDEDAEYADEIVVDLSDLEPLISAPSMPDNVVPVREVAGENVEQVIIGSCTNGGYEDILPAAKMVEGREIKKDLEMIVAPGSKQAGELLAREGWTAEMMAAGVNVSESTCGPCIGIGHVPASDSVSLRTFNRNFEGRSGIENDSVYLCSPQVAAAAALAGEIVDPRDLAAELGDLEPPGVELPDRYDGSKADIIEPENAVDDELIKGPNIGDVPLKDPLGADVGGETLLKMGDNITTDHIIPATSDILKYRSNIDKLSEFTLSRVDESFADRAKETERSVLVAGENYGQGSSREHAAMCPMYLGVEAVLAQSFARIHKANLYNFGLLPLVIDEETYDRIEEGDDIEVVDDVAEAVAAGAEEFTIRVNGDWEATAAFDASEREREILAAGGKLTLTKQQYEEESGGATPADD
- a CDS encoding deoxyuridine 5'-triphosphate nucleotidohydrolase; translated protein: MADMFRSGPFVADHLSPTTADQVQPNGVDLTADAVFEITERGRIGRDDKRIGDREEIQPDGDAYVLDPGGYVLRYGETVHIPEGHVGFVYPRSSLMRNGCMLHTAVWDAGYEGRGEGLLVVHHPVEIEPDARVAQLVFAEADHEGTYDGSYQGENVE
- a CDS encoding NUDIX hydrolase yields the protein MTDDWTVLESVTEYETGWYTGGYDLVEQPDGSTKRYYWAELSPAVVVVAAVDDQVLFVEQFRPTIRETHLELPAGIAEDGESFTAAAARELREETGFAPDSTALLQEFWACTGVLRHRRGIVFAEGLTPTDRDLDGNEFLTPRPVSVADALDVARRAPANDATIEGLLLAREAGVL
- a CDS encoding DUF5809 family protein; its protein translation is METEGVFDPETLDAAREAYESVGPAAQTVVREVATAMEFDREEYHDRVTSDVVETAREALFASLLVVHVADRDEFDAWRSAADVEVTTFGSPDVDRVVWHVAPFADAAVAATFQAERDAAIATLRRQAFGHLYSDRL